A portion of the Acidisarcina polymorpha genome contains these proteins:
- a CDS encoding MBG domain-containing protein, producing MPADVPSGFAPGLINYFVGGPNAGGVYSDGSIPTQVSVPADYAVADSKGNVYLATQSGQIYIVYAGNKVPQALKNITATPQAGDIYQIAGLTNANCLEGGDPTCGENQPLNMVQFGSINGLAIDSSDNLYYADETTPDGTAVDVVRRVDATTSIVTTVAGQLGVASISTDIGDGGPAAAATLLYPTDIKIDQYGNIFIDDSLDDVIRVVYSGSQPPPLLSAEGITAGNAQKGFIYSVAGQVFGYCQTSGTCGDGTSATSSATLGIQPSIAVDAAGNLFIADAISPVSGSGSSYIRIVYAGGAVPPLLNLALNPAGGNTVAPAKGFIYAATGYGLSPQFTNCSLAPCGDGGLAAAAAFGGLTTDPSIFVSLDSLGNLYISDSTDYAVRKIDTSGYVSTIAGIDDPNQISSTSNLSAPPIPSPATSVPIEPFTIAFDQQNNLYITDSQDIVWQVAPIQPQTIDFPDFDPNPVTYGVNPITLAATATSSLPITYTVTGPAHLNGTQLLVTGVGTVSVTATQAGNSQYAAAVSVTKTLTVDPASLIVTANNASKELGQPNPAFSATISGFVNGETQASTGVYSGTPAFSTTATTNSPIATYPITVSLGTLAAANYTFASFVPGTLTVTGNTVQSIVFAALPAITYGQVFTLNLSATASSGLPVSFQLISGPGKLTGSTLTVIGGGTIVITASQEGGGQYAAATPVTRNLVVNPAPLTITGPSVTLPYGTTVNPSSFPAAVITGFVGSDTQASVLTGSAQYTTATGTPNAGTYPITVGVGTLALLPGAASSYVFGPTVSGSLVISPTPQTISLNPVSSSQIYGNFVPLTAASNSGLPITFTVTGPGYYYNGLNVTSSGNNTVQLVMSGVGTVIATATQSGNGNFGPAAPVSQTFTVGPAPLDIGVAQNYSREQGAPNPVFQPAIGAGILPGQPGGFVNGDSDIPSVISGIPLLTTTATESSPPGTYPIVPSQGTLAAANYYFVFVNGQLTVTPPGSFTISAAPPALTVPTGLSRQATITLTPLNLYQGTVTLGCGQVPANVTCVISPATYVFPGSQTINGTENSAQGTITITASGATVVGSLARNNSISSATFVIPGTFAGLLLVFARRKAASKSSIWGVIAFLALGASMLAVTSCGGSSKMLSAAPGSATVMITGNGTTVGGNGTVTASLPLSVTIQ from the coding sequence GTGCCTGCCGATGTCCCTTCCGGTTTCGCGCCGGGCCTCATCAATTACTTCGTCGGCGGCCCCAACGCCGGCGGTGTTTACTCCGATGGGTCGATACCGACCCAGGTTTCCGTGCCGGCCGACTACGCGGTCGCCGACAGCAAAGGGAACGTCTATCTCGCCACACAAAGCGGCCAGATCTACATCGTCTACGCAGGAAATAAGGTTCCACAAGCGCTCAAGAACATCACCGCCACCCCGCAAGCAGGCGATATCTATCAAATAGCTGGGCTCACGAATGCCAATTGCCTTGAAGGTGGAGATCCAACTTGCGGAGAGAATCAGCCGCTGAACATGGTGCAGTTTGGAAGCATCAACGGACTGGCCATCGATAGCAGCGACAACCTGTACTACGCCGACGAGACCACTCCCGATGGCACGGCCGTCGATGTCGTCCGCAGGGTGGATGCAACGACCTCGATTGTCACCACAGTTGCCGGACAGTTAGGCGTTGCGAGCATATCCACGGACATCGGGGACGGAGGTCCGGCGGCTGCTGCCACCCTCCTTTATCCGACTGATATCAAAATAGATCAGTACGGGAACATATTCATCGACGACAGTCTTGACGATGTTATCCGAGTCGTTTACTCGGGAAGTCAGCCACCCCCCCTCCTGAGCGCGGAAGGTATCACGGCTGGAAACGCTCAGAAAGGCTTCATCTACTCGGTCGCCGGCCAGGTCTTCGGATACTGCCAGACATCCGGAACCTGCGGGGATGGAACCTCTGCCACTAGCTCAGCGACTCTCGGCATCCAGCCGTCGATTGCGGTCGATGCCGCCGGAAATCTCTTCATCGCGGACGCAATTTCGCCGGTAAGCGGCTCGGGGAGCTCCTACATCCGGATTGTTTATGCGGGCGGCGCGGTTCCCCCGCTGCTCAATCTGGCCCTCAATCCCGCTGGTGGAAACACCGTCGCGCCGGCCAAAGGCTTTATCTATGCAGCGACCGGCTATGGTTTGAGCCCGCAGTTTACAAACTGCTCTCTAGCCCCGTGCGGCGACGGCGGCCTAGCTGCAGCAGCAGCGTTCGGCGGCTTGACTACGGACCCGTCCATCTTCGTCAGTCTAGACAGTCTTGGCAATTTGTATATCTCCGACTCCACCGACTACGCCGTTCGCAAGATCGACACCTCCGGGTACGTCTCGACCATTGCCGGCATCGACGATCCAAACCAGATTTCTTCTACCTCGAATCTTAGTGCGCCTCCGATCCCGTCGCCGGCTACTAGTGTTCCGATTGAGCCCTTCACTATAGCCTTTGACCAACAGAACAATCTATACATCACCGATAGTCAGGATATTGTTTGGCAGGTCGCGCCGATTCAGCCGCAGACCATCGACTTCCCCGATTTCGACCCCAACCCGGTCACGTACGGAGTGAATCCCATCACCCTGGCAGCAACCGCAACATCAAGCCTGCCCATCACCTATACGGTTACGGGACCGGCACACCTGAATGGCACTCAGTTGCTTGTTACCGGCGTGGGGACAGTGTCGGTCACCGCCACGCAAGCAGGCAACAGCCAATATGCTGCAGCAGTCTCGGTCACAAAGACCTTGACCGTCGATCCCGCATCGCTCATCGTGACCGCCAATAATGCTTCAAAGGAACTAGGGCAGCCGAATCCAGCGTTTTCCGCCACAATCTCGGGGTTCGTCAACGGAGAAACGCAAGCGTCCACGGGAGTCTACTCCGGCACACCGGCCTTCTCGACAACCGCCACCACCAATTCGCCCATTGCGACTTACCCGATCACCGTCTCGCTCGGCACACTCGCCGCCGCCAACTACACCTTCGCCAGCTTTGTTCCCGGTACATTGACAGTCACCGGTAACACCGTTCAATCGATCGTCTTCGCCGCGCTCCCTGCGATAACTTATGGCCAGGTCTTTACTCTGAACCTCAGCGCCACCGCATCTTCAGGACTGCCGGTGAGTTTCCAGTTGATCAGTGGGCCGGGCAAGCTCACCGGTTCGACGCTCACAGTCATCGGCGGCGGTACGATCGTCATCACCGCCAGCCAGGAAGGCGGCGGCCAGTACGCCGCAGCAACGCCGGTAACCCGCAACCTCGTCGTCAACCCCGCACCTCTCACCATCACCGGGCCGAGCGTCACCCTTCCGTACGGAACGACGGTCAATCCCAGCAGCTTTCCAGCCGCGGTCATCACCGGTTTTGTCGGGAGCGACACGCAGGCTTCCGTGCTAACCGGCAGCGCGCAATACACCACCGCCACAGGCACGCCCAATGCCGGAACCTACCCGATTACGGTCGGTGTGGGGACTCTTGCCCTTCTCCCGGGCGCGGCTTCGAGCTATGTCTTTGGACCAACCGTGAGTGGAAGCCTGGTCATCTCTCCTACTCCTCAGACCATCAGTCTGAACCCGGTATCGTCCAGTCAGATCTACGGGAACTTTGTGCCCTTGACTGCGGCATCGAACTCGGGCCTGCCTATCACCTTCACGGTGACCGGCCCCGGATATTACTACAACGGATTAAACGTGACGAGCTCCGGCAACAACACCGTGCAACTTGTCATGAGTGGAGTGGGAACCGTCATCGCTACCGCGACTCAGAGTGGCAACGGCAATTTTGGTCCGGCTGCGCCAGTGTCACAGACATTCACCGTTGGCCCGGCCCCACTAGACATTGGCGTAGCGCAAAACTACTCCCGGGAGCAAGGGGCGCCCAATCCTGTATTTCAGCCGGCCATCGGAGCAGGGATCTTGCCAGGTCAACCTGGCGGATTCGTAAATGGCGACTCTGATATTCCATCTGTCATCAGCGGAATACCTCTTTTGACCACCACAGCAACCGAGTCTTCCCCGCCTGGAACCTACCCCATCGTGCCGAGTCAAGGCACACTTGCGGCGGCCAACTATTACTTCGTCTTCGTCAATGGTCAACTTACCGTAACGCCTCCGGGAAGCTTCACCATTTCCGCAGCGCCGCCCGCTCTGACTGTCCCCACCGGACTCAGTCGGCAGGCGACAATCACACTAACTCCGCTCAACCTATATCAGGGCACCGTCACCTTGGGATGCGGTCAAGTCCCGGCAAATGTAACTTGTGTCATTAGCCCCGCGACCTATGTCTTTCCAGGCAGTCAGACAATCAACGGCACCGAAAATTCTGCCCAGGGGACCATCACCATCACGGCTTCAGGAGCCACCGTGGTCGGCTCGCTTGCTCGCAATAACTCAATTAGTTCCGCGACTTTTGTCATACCGGGGACCTTTGCTGGCCTGCTGCTTGTATTCGCCCGCCGTAAAGCAGCGAGTAAGAGCAGTATCTGGGGCGTGATTGCCTTTCTGGCGCTGGGCGCCAGCATGCTCGCGGTCACCTCTTGCGGAGGGTCTTCGAAGATGTTGTCGGCCGCTCCTGGTAGCGCCACCGTCATGATTACCGGTAATGGGACCACAGTTGGAGGAAACGGCACGGTCACCGCTTCCCTCCCGCTTAGCGTCACCATTCAATGA
- a CDS encoding ADOP family duplicated permease, which yields MQATVQNIRFAVRQFGRNPGFTVTVIVTLALSIGANTAIFSLVNALMLKSLPYAHPERMGTIYTRVTGSRPSDERHHVNGEQWELLRDNVPALISAVSGIRASGVNLQAGSPVQYLHAGRVSAHYFDVLGLRPAIGRNFSEDEDRPHGPRSAILSYGLWRNTFGAKPRVLGQAISLKGEPYTVIGVLPEGATTPLNADLYTALQPARTGEGGGTNFEAITRLRDGATWQEADAELNRAWSLRTERYELSENPGAKVTYYSVPLQKGQAATLRPQALALMLAAGFILLIACANLAGLNLVRLLRRTPEIATRLALGASRWQIQKQLWVESLLLAVAGAFAGVAVGFVALRGLLLLLPEHFLPVASVPLDGRVLSFTLLLSLLTSAFFGALPGFATRKLDLRSALATRTATGGDRLGLRQALVAGEMALTVVLLAASGLLIRTLVHLETLPPGFTPDGVMTAKASLDDIRFHNPAAFQKLLNESTAAMRRIPGVQVAAVGLSVPYERSLNSSVILSDGKEAGQQVMTGEAYVTPDYFAALQIPIIHGRSFTDADGPDSQPVAIVNQTFARKFFNGAEAVGRYVDKNTRIVGVVADVAIAPGLDPTAPLSGEEGMYIPATQMDAKVLALVHVWFQPSWIVRTSRPIEGLTAQMQRAVASVDPNLPFSGFYSMNDLLAKTLATQRVEVSLLSAMAALGLLLSAIGIFALAANIVAQKTREIGIRIALGSSIQRAMAHVGGPGARAAGLGIFLGLLLSAGALRAMRGVLYGVGVYDLRTILTVVLMLAAVAVIATTVPTLRIATIDPAKTLREE from the coding sequence ATGCAGGCTACTGTGCAGAACATCAGATTTGCGGTGCGTCAGTTTGGGCGCAATCCCGGATTTACGGTGACGGTGATTGTGACCCTGGCGCTATCCATAGGCGCGAACACCGCTATCTTCTCGCTCGTGAACGCGCTCATGCTGAAGAGTCTCCCCTATGCGCATCCGGAAAGAATGGGCACGATCTACACCCGCGTCACCGGTTCTCGTCCCTCGGATGAACGGCATCACGTGAATGGCGAACAATGGGAACTGCTGCGGGATAATGTCCCTGCCTTGATCTCTGCCGTTTCCGGGATACGCGCCTCGGGCGTCAACCTTCAGGCTGGCTCCCCGGTCCAGTATCTCCACGCTGGACGCGTCTCCGCGCACTACTTCGACGTGCTGGGCCTGCGACCCGCTATCGGACGGAACTTCTCAGAGGACGAAGATCGGCCCCACGGTCCCCGCTCCGCCATTCTGAGTTATGGCCTGTGGCGAAATACGTTCGGCGCGAAGCCCCGGGTTTTGGGTCAAGCGATTTCGCTAAAGGGGGAGCCGTACACGGTGATAGGCGTCCTGCCCGAGGGGGCAACGACACCCTTGAACGCCGACCTCTACACCGCGCTTCAGCCCGCCCGAACCGGCGAAGGCGGCGGGACAAACTTCGAGGCAATCACTCGCCTTCGCGACGGCGCTACCTGGCAGGAGGCCGACGCAGAACTCAATCGCGCCTGGTCTCTCCGGACCGAACGTTATGAGTTGAGCGAGAATCCTGGCGCCAAGGTGACTTACTATTCCGTGCCACTCCAGAAGGGGCAGGCGGCTACGCTCCGGCCGCAAGCCTTGGCGCTTATGCTGGCGGCGGGATTCATCCTGCTCATCGCCTGCGCCAACCTTGCCGGGCTAAATTTAGTGCGGCTCCTGAGGCGTACACCGGAGATAGCGACCCGGCTGGCCCTGGGAGCGTCCCGGTGGCAGATTCAAAAGCAGCTCTGGGTCGAGAGTCTTCTCTTGGCCGTGGCCGGCGCATTTGCTGGCGTCGCCGTGGGTTTTGTTGCACTCCGCGGGCTGCTCCTACTCCTGCCGGAACACTTTCTTCCGGTGGCCAGCGTTCCTCTGGACGGCAGAGTACTGTCGTTCACCCTCTTGCTTTCCCTGCTAACCAGCGCTTTCTTCGGCGCTCTTCCCGGCTTCGCAACCCGTAAACTTGACTTGCGTTCGGCCCTTGCTACGCGGACGGCAACTGGCGGCGACCGGTTAGGTCTGCGGCAGGCACTCGTAGCTGGAGAGATGGCCCTCACTGTAGTGCTCCTGGCCGCATCGGGATTGCTCATCAGGACCCTCGTTCATCTCGAGACCCTGCCTCCAGGTTTTACTCCCGATGGCGTGATGACTGCTAAAGCCTCGCTGGATGACATCCGCTTTCACAACCCAGCCGCATTTCAAAAACTGCTCAACGAAAGCACCGCCGCTATGCGCCGAATTCCAGGCGTTCAAGTTGCCGCTGTCGGGTTGAGCGTGCCGTATGAGCGATCGTTAAACAGCAGCGTGATCCTTAGCGACGGCAAAGAGGCTGGACAACAAGTGATGACGGGTGAAGCCTACGTAACACCGGATTATTTTGCAGCTCTCCAAATCCCGATAATCCACGGTCGCTCTTTTACCGATGCTGATGGACCTGACTCCCAACCAGTGGCGATCGTGAATCAGACATTTGCACGGAAATTCTTCAACGGTGCAGAAGCAGTCGGCCGCTACGTCGACAAGAACACCAGGATTGTAGGGGTAGTTGCGGACGTTGCCATCGCGCCTGGTTTGGACCCGACGGCGCCACTTTCCGGCGAGGAAGGCATGTACATTCCAGCGACCCAGATGGACGCTAAAGTGTTGGCATTGGTCCACGTCTGGTTTCAGCCCAGCTGGATCGTCCGTACATCGAGGCCGATCGAAGGGCTGACAGCACAGATGCAGCGGGCCGTGGCGAGCGTAGATCCAAATCTGCCGTTCTCCGGCTTCTACAGCATGAACGACCTGTTGGCCAAAACCTTGGCGACGCAGCGCGTCGAGGTGAGCCTGCTTAGCGCCATGGCCGCGCTCGGGCTGCTCTTGAGTGCGATCGGGATCTTCGCGTTAGCAGCCAATATAGTCGCCCAGAAAACCCGTGAAATCGGCATCCGGATCGCTCTAGGCTCCAGCATTCAACGGGCGATGGCCCACGTAGGCGGTCCAGGAGCACGGGCGGCGGGACTGGGCATCTTTCTGGGCCTGCTCTTGAGCGCGGGTGCATTAAGGGCTATGCGCGGGGTGCTCTATGGGGTAGGAGTTTACGACCTGCGCACCATTCTCACCGTGGTCCTGATGTTGGCGGCGGTAGCCGTGATCGCAACTACAGTGCCAACACTCCGAATTGCGACCATCGATCCCGCAAAGACGTTGCGCGAGGAATAG
- a CDS encoding UDP-N-acetylmuramate dehydrogenase produces MRDFDGTHCRPGCAEESSPADTLDLMEFLQNVPLAPFTTLQIGGQAAWFAEAASEVEVMEAVEFARLRALRLFVLGGGSNLLVSDEGFPGLVLRIALKGIKESFEDDKLIVRAGAGEDWDGFVDQTIALDCAGIECLAGIPGTIGGTPVQNVGAYGQEVSQTIRMVRALDLDTLGLVEFTNAECGFGYRQSIFNTSARGKYIVTQVEYEVTPGAPPTLTYADLKRRFPDAGEPPSVAKVASTVRAIRREKGMLLVEGDPDTASAGSFFKNPIIEQSELERIRAAVPANTAIPSYPAGDGKVKLAAAWLLEQTGFTKGYGSGRVGISSRHTLALINRGGATAAEVLGFSNEIVAKVEARFGVRLEREPVFLE; encoded by the coding sequence CTGCGTGATTTCGATGGCACTCATTGTCGGCCGGGTTGCGCTGAAGAGAGTTCCCCGGCTGATACCCTCGATCTGATGGAATTCCTGCAGAACGTCCCGTTGGCGCCTTTTACCACCCTACAGATCGGCGGCCAGGCGGCCTGGTTTGCTGAAGCGGCAAGCGAAGTCGAGGTAATGGAGGCGGTAGAATTTGCCCGCCTTCGCGCCCTCCGGCTCTTTGTGCTGGGTGGGGGCAGCAACCTGCTGGTTTCTGATGAAGGCTTTCCCGGGCTGGTCTTGAGGATCGCTCTCAAAGGGATAAAAGAGTCCTTTGAAGACGACAAGCTCATCGTGCGGGCCGGCGCCGGGGAGGATTGGGACGGATTCGTCGATCAAACCATTGCGCTGGATTGCGCGGGAATCGAGTGTCTGGCGGGCATACCAGGAACCATTGGCGGAACGCCGGTGCAGAATGTGGGGGCTTACGGGCAAGAGGTCTCGCAGACCATTCGCATGGTGCGCGCCTTGGATCTGGACACGCTGGGGCTGGTTGAATTTACCAACGCTGAGTGTGGTTTCGGCTATCGTCAAAGCATCTTCAACACGTCGGCCAGAGGCAAATACATCGTGACTCAGGTCGAATATGAAGTGACGCCAGGCGCTCCGCCGACCTTGACTTATGCAGACCTAAAACGGCGATTTCCCGATGCAGGCGAGCCCCCGTCCGTCGCCAAGGTTGCCTCGACGGTAAGGGCGATTCGACGGGAGAAAGGCATGTTGCTGGTGGAGGGAGATCCCGACACCGCAAGTGCCGGAAGCTTCTTCAAGAATCCGATCATCGAGCAATCTGAGCTTGAACGCATCCGTGCGGCGGTCCCCGCCAACACCGCCATACCCAGCTATCCGGCTGGGGACGGCAAAGTGAAGCTGGCGGCAGCGTGGCTGCTGGAGCAGACTGGCTTCACCAAAGGATACGGAAGCGGACGCGTTGGCATCTCAAGCCGCCATACCCTGGCATTGATCAACCGGGGTGGGGCGACCGCTGCTGAAGTGCTGGGTTTCAGCAATGAGATTGTTGCCAAAGTTGAAGCCAGGTTCGGGGTTCGGCTAGAGCGGGAGCCGGTCTTTCTCGAGTAA
- a CDS encoding BrxA/BrxB family bacilliredoxin, with translation MYPEMMVIPMREELTRVGIKETRTAAEVDAALSAPGTTLLVVNSICGCAAGKMRPGVRLALQNTTVPDQAITVFAGQDREATERARSYFVGHPPTSPAVAIMRDGKLVYLMQRSAIETNTAQAIAGEVARAFDEFCAKTTA, from the coding sequence ATGTATCCCGAAATGATGGTAATACCGATGCGCGAAGAGCTGACTCGGGTTGGAATCAAGGAGACCAGGACCGCGGCGGAAGTGGACGCCGCCTTGTCCGCTCCCGGTACGACCCTCTTAGTGGTGAACTCAATCTGCGGTTGCGCGGCCGGAAAGATGCGTCCCGGCGTCCGCCTGGCGCTGCAGAACACCACCGTCCCCGACCAGGCAATTACTGTATTTGCCGGGCAAGACCGGGAAGCAACCGAGCGCGCCCGCTCGTATTTCGTCGGCCATCCGCCTACCTCGCCGGCGGTAGCCATTATGCGCGACGGCAAGCTGGTTTACCTGATGCAGCGCTCAGCCATCGAAACCAATACCGCCCAGGCGATCGCTGGTGAAGTGGCTCGGGCATTCGATGAGTTCTGCGCAAAAACAACTGCTTAG
- the purB gene encoding adenylosuccinate lyase — MIARYTRPKMGAVWSDENKYRMWLAVECAASDTLAEDGIVPVEAAKAIRERGAIDVQRIQEIEAEVKHDVIAFTTAVAEKVGPEARWLHYGLTSNDVVDTAQALQVKAASEILTGGLSRLAEILEKRALEFKHTPTIGRTHGIHAEPTTFGLKLLNWYAETRRNIVRFEAAAEGMRVGKLSGAVGTFGHLQPAHEERICAKLGLEAAPVATQVIQRDRHAHYISTLAIIVSTLDKIATEIRHLQRTEVREAEEFFSEKQKGSSAMPHKRNPITSEQISGLARVVRANAQAAYEDIPLWHERDISHSSVERVIFPDSTILTDYLLEKTANLIENLLVYPARMQKNLESTGGLIFSGQLLLDLAESGMAREEAYRLVQAHAMRAWREELNFRDLIAHDAAITSRLSPEKLAESFDLDRQLKNVDAIFDRVLGKSQS; from the coding sequence TTGATCGCAAGATACACGCGCCCGAAGATGGGCGCCGTCTGGAGTGACGAAAATAAATATCGGATGTGGCTTGCCGTGGAATGCGCCGCGAGCGACACGCTCGCCGAAGACGGCATCGTGCCAGTTGAGGCAGCCAAGGCCATTCGAGAACGCGGCGCGATCGACGTGCAGCGCATCCAGGAGATCGAAGCAGAAGTAAAGCATGACGTCATCGCCTTCACCACCGCCGTGGCCGAGAAAGTAGGACCGGAAGCCCGGTGGCTGCATTATGGCTTAACCTCGAACGACGTGGTCGATACAGCCCAAGCGCTGCAGGTCAAAGCCGCTTCAGAAATCCTCACTGGAGGGCTCAGCAGGCTGGCGGAAATCCTCGAAAAGCGCGCGCTCGAGTTCAAACACACCCCGACCATCGGCCGTACCCACGGCATTCACGCCGAACCCACCACCTTTGGCCTCAAGCTGCTCAACTGGTATGCCGAGACCCGACGGAATATCGTTCGCTTCGAAGCTGCGGCAGAAGGCATGCGAGTTGGCAAGCTTTCTGGGGCGGTCGGGACCTTCGGACATTTACAGCCCGCGCACGAAGAACGTATCTGCGCCAAGCTGGGCCTTGAAGCAGCGCCAGTGGCGACTCAGGTGATCCAGCGCGATCGCCACGCCCACTACATCTCGACGCTCGCGATCATTGTCTCGACCCTGGATAAGATCGCGACAGAGATCCGTCATCTGCAGCGTACCGAAGTTCGCGAAGCGGAAGAGTTTTTCTCGGAAAAGCAGAAAGGCTCGTCGGCCATGCCGCATAAGCGGAACCCTATCACCAGCGAGCAAATCAGCGGCCTCGCTAGAGTAGTCCGTGCGAATGCACAGGCGGCCTATGAGGATATTCCGCTGTGGCACGAGCGTGATATCTCTCATTCCTCGGTGGAACGCGTCATCTTCCCGGATTCAACCATCCTGACGGATTATCTGCTGGAGAAGACCGCCAACCTCATCGAGAATCTCCTGGTCTATCCGGCACGCATGCAAAAGAATCTCGAAAGTACCGGAGGCTTGATTTTCAGCGGCCAATTGCTGCTCGATCTGGCCGAATCAGGCATGGCCCGAGAGGAGGCCTACAGGCTGGTTCAGGCACACGCCATGCGCGCCTGGCGAGAAGAACTCAACTTCCGCGACCTTATCGCCCATGATGCGGCGATTACCTCTCGGCTGTCGCCAGAGAAACTCGCGGAAAGCTTCGACCTCGATCGCCAATTAAAAAATGTGGACGCCATCTTCGACCGTGTTCTGGGCAAAAGCCAATCGTGA
- a CDS encoding glutaredoxin family protein, with translation MQLTLYSASWCRDCREAKRFLDLHRVVYTEIDIESTPGAAEEVLRNVGKRAIPQFVIDGEWVQPYRPGRGFLHDEMLERLGLG, from the coding sequence ATGCAGTTGACCCTCTACTCCGCATCATGGTGCCGCGATTGCCGGGAAGCCAAGCGCTTCCTCGACCTGCATCGCGTTGTCTACACCGAGATTGATATCGAATCAACGCCTGGTGCCGCCGAAGAGGTGCTCCGGAACGTTGGCAAACGGGCCATACCGCAGTTCGTCATCGATGGCGAATGGGTACAGCCGTACCGTCCCGGACGAGGCTTCCTCCATGACGAGATGCTGGAGCGCCTCGGCCTCGGATAG
- a CDS encoding DUF2007 domain-containing protein yields MTDQFAEPQIPETQSREAQTHELPELVTLGEFPEPIEAEMAKLRLESAGIDTFLSGENAAILAPGLGPLHLQVKPEDEQDARAILEDTGEPGVVSSYTGRDLEPSDS; encoded by the coding sequence ATGACCGATCAATTTGCTGAACCACAGATCCCCGAAACCCAATCGCGGGAAGCACAAACCCATGAATTGCCCGAGCTGGTTACACTCGGCGAGTTTCCCGAGCCGATCGAAGCGGAGATGGCGAAGCTGCGCCTGGAGTCCGCGGGCATTGACACTTTTTTGTCAGGAGAAAATGCGGCAATTCTGGCGCCGGGACTTGGGCCATTGCATTTGCAGGTCAAGCCCGAGGACGAGCAGGATGCTCGCGCAATTCTAGAGGATACCGGAGAGCCCGGCGTGGTGAGTTCGTATACGGGGCGAGACCTCGAACCAAGCGACTCCTAG
- a CDS encoding UbiX family flavin prenyltransferase, with protein sequence MKWNLTVAMTGASGAVFGRELLLALDADVRVAQINFIPSESSLRVLAEELQLSGRNQLVEKLLSKPSSKIVQLSESDIGAGIASGSYPSQGMIVLPCSMGTLGGIANGLARNLIERAADVCLKECRPLLLCVRETPFNKIHLRNMSYAADAGAVIFPVMPSFYNLPASATEMAAQFVFRVLAHIGLPQPGAYVWKGEE encoded by the coding sequence ATGAAATGGAACCTCACGGTCGCGATGACCGGCGCCAGCGGCGCTGTCTTCGGTCGCGAACTGCTGCTGGCGCTCGATGCCGACGTGCGCGTGGCCCAGATCAACTTCATTCCCTCAGAGAGCTCACTCCGCGTGCTCGCAGAAGAGCTTCAACTGAGCGGTCGCAATCAACTGGTGGAGAAACTGCTTTCCAAACCGTCCTCCAAGATCGTCCAGCTAAGCGAAAGTGATATCGGAGCCGGGATTGCCAGCGGGAGCTATCCATCTCAGGGAATGATTGTGTTGCCCTGCAGCATGGGAACGCTCGGTGGAATCGCCAACGGTCTGGCTCGCAATCTCATTGAACGCGCCGCCGATGTCTGCTTGAAAGAGTGTCGTCCGCTGCTGCTTTGTGTTCGAGAGACGCCCTTCAACAAAATACATCTCCGGAATATGAGCTACGCCGCCGACGCCGGAGCGGTAATCTTTCCGGTGATGCCGTCCTTCTATAACCTTCCAGCCAGTGCGACTGAAATGGCCGCGCAGTTCGTCTTCCGGGTCCTCGCCCACATCGGGCTGCCTCAACCCGGCGCGTACGTATGGAAAGGCGAGGAATAG